The genomic window TACCCCTACGGTCCGTTCGACACGGCGAATGGTGGGTCAGTCATGATGGGACTGCAAAATGAGCGCGAGTGGGCAAAGCTCTGCGCCGAAGTGTTGGGCGACGCAGACCTCGCCAAGGATGAGCGGTTCAACAGCAACTCGCTTCGAGTCCAGAATCGAGTAGCTCTCAGAGAGATCATTTGCGCCGCCTTCTCAGATCTCAGCTCAACAGAGGTTCTCGCCAGACTGGACAAGGCCGGCATCGCTAACGCAAACGTCAACGACATGCAGGGCGTTTGGGAGCACCCCCAGCTGAAGGCCAGAGGCAGATGGACCGAGATTGACACTCCGGCTGGTAAAGTCCCCGCTCTTCTCCCGCCTGGCGTCCCTGACGTGGACTCTGCGAGGATGGATCCTGTTCCCGCCTTGGGGCAGCACAACGAGGCCATTTTGAAGGAGCTCGGCTTTTCTGAATAAAAGCTTGTTTATTGCGAGGAAACAAACAATGCAGGGGCTTGGTTCCCATGGATGTATACGAACACCTCATAAATGGCATCTAGAATAGGGGCTACTAACCAGAGGCACCATAGCTCAAGGTGTGAAGCCTACTGCGATAGTCAAGCCCTCATCAATGGGTGGTGGTTGGCTACAGTCAAGGTGGCATTTATTTTCTGGGTGAATCAAACTGATTGGAAGGCCTAGAATGAAAACCCACCCTCTTTCATCATCATGTAGGAGCATCAACGGTCATTTGGGCATGTTCAGCCGCTGCGTGTGTCTGGCTGTTTCTATAATCAGGTCTTTGGACCTCTGGGTATCCATCTGATAAGAATTGGTGTCTCGCTTGTGGAAGATGTTGAGTTATAGCATCAATGACGAGCAATTTGGCCTCACTTCCTTCAAAATAACATTTCGAACCGAAACGAGATGACAAAGTTATGGATGCGGTCGTAGATGGAAGGGAGATGGCGTTTGAGAAGTGGAGAGATGAGATTAAAGTTATGTCGACTTTGAATGGATTTGAAAGCATTTGAGGGAGGAATGACATTGCTATCGGAAGGAAACTGGGAGAATTGTCATGGTTATAGTGTGTTGAAGATCTGCCAAACTGTGATATAACCCAACTATCTTCCCTTTCATGAGCCTGTTATCAACCAGCCATATCCAACCATGTCCATCAGTAAGCGTAGAACAATGTAGCCTCAGAGTCACTCTGCCTGATCTTCCTGTTCTGCCTCACCAGCATGAACCTCATAAGCCACACACCTGCAATGCAAGCAACCGCAAATCCAGCGCTGCTAGACAGAGGGATCACATATCGAGGGGCGTCCGAGGAAGGCCAGAGATACTGTCTAGGTTAGCAATCGGTTCACTCAGGTTTTTCTTTAAAGGGATAACTCACAGGAGTCCAGATGAGACTGAGCGTCGCGCTGACATTGGCCAGAGCGAGGGCagaagccttcttctcctttgtCTGACCACATGTGTTTCCGACCCAAGCTAGAAGAATGGAGTTGACGCCGTATGTTCCAATGGTGAAGACGCACATGGCAAAGTACCTCGCTCCGACATTCATGGTAGCACAAGCCAGGACGAAACCAAACGTCGCAACTATCTTGGAGATGGTAATGTGCCAGGTGCTCTCGTTAAAGTGTCCTGAGGACTTGGCCCAAAGAATCGAAATGGCTCCGGCGATGAGGAAGGGAGGGCATGTTAGGACGAGAGTGATGGTTCTGTTGAAGCCCAGGGTGTTGACAATGGTTGGGAAAAAGTTCTTGAAGCCGTTTGTTGCCAGATGAAGGTGTTGCAAGACGACAAAGACCCAGACCTTGGGGTCGGCCAACGCTTCTCGGAGACCGCTCCAAGGGTTGCCGTTGCCTTTTTCTCCGACGGTGTCTCTTTGGACGCGGTCGTGGGCGAGCTGGCGTTGTTCCGGGGTGAGCCATCGTGTCGTGAGGGGCTCGTCGGGAAGAGTGAAGCATGCCacgatggcgacgaggacgGTCACGGCTCCCTGAAGGATAAATAGCCACCTCCAACCCTTGATGCCGGCGAGTCCATCCATGCCTTCAAAGACACCTGCCGCAATCAAGCCTGCAAAGGCAGAGGCGAGGACATTACCCGAGTACAAGATACTAATCCGAGTCGCCAGCTCCTTTCGTGTATAGAAAGTCGACAGCGTGTACAGAGCACCGGGATAGTAAGGAGCCTCGACGATACCGAGAAAGAAGCGCGTAAGGAGGGCACCGGTATAGTTGTGAGCCACAGCAGTGAGGGCACTGACGACGGCccaggccatcatgaagCCTCCCATGTACCACGAAGGACGGACGCGCGTGATGATCATGTTACTGGGGATTTGACCGAGGGTGTATCCGACAAAGAGGATGGAAACGGCCGTGTTGTACTGAGATCCCTTGAGGCCGAGATCCTCTTCGAAGCCGTTGAGACGAGCCAACGTGATGGCATTTCGATCAAGGTAGTTGAGCCAGTACATGAGCCAGAGAGTAGGCTGTCACAGTTAGCAGAGTTACAAGTGATGATTGATGGGTCACTCACCATGATCCAGAGATCCAGCTTCTTGACAAGCTTAATCTCCTCGGGGTCAGTCTTTGCAGTGGCACCCGAGTAATCTCCATTAGTCTTCTTATCAAGAACCTCAGACGAGTACTCCTGATGAGCAGAGTTCTGCTTCTCAGCATCAAGAGCCTGGATGTTCTCCGACATCTTTTCCTGGTCGCGAGGTGCAGTCATGGTTGCaggatgatgagaagaagagaggatgGAGTGATGATCTCTTTCTGGGGGAACAGGGAAATCTGGCGATATTTGTCTCAATCCAGGCCCTTCTCCCCTTCCCCGCATAAAACCCCAGATTCAAGCGGCGGAGATGCGAATCTGGGGTTGTAACCCGTGGATGGGGGCAAACAAACTGGTTCGTGGTGGTGAGGCCCCCGGTCTCGGTGGCGGCGCCGAAGGCCGAGGGACGCCGGTCCTAGTCTACGAGTCAGGGATGTGTGTGCTAACCGATTAACCTTGAATTGTCTAAAGAGGTGGTCGTTACAATTGAAGGCATTGGGATTGGGTAGGATTACCCTGGAAACATGACAGATGGAGAAGGGCTTGTGCCTCAGAGATCGATGCAGTTATTGTCATTTCTGTAGCATCCATGGGAAGACATCAACGGGTAGTATCGCGACTAATGATGAGCTGGATCATGAGCGACACGGAGTTCTATCTTTCCAATTACATCTTTCCTCAACTTGGCACACCAGCAGATAAAAATGCAAACTGTACGAAACTGACGTCAAGATTAAACAGTCTGAAGGATCAATAGTCGGTCACTAGAAGTTGACGGGTCATCTGTTCACCTTTCAAAACGTGCATATTGCCTCCCCCTCAACGAGTCAGGATCCCCCCTAGTCCCTCAACCAAAAACCTCAATCCCACTCCCGCAATCTTTACCGAACCATGGATCCTGGCCCACCCCATGGGGCCATAGTCAAGCGGGGTTGAACAAACCCGTCGATCCTACCCAAACCCCAGCTTAACTCGGCCTCAACCGCCGAAGCGGCCTCCATCGCCGCGCGAACTCATCCTGTTAAACCAACAGATATTCCTCTTGTGGCGACTGTGGAACTCCAGATGCCTTCCAGCGCGTGCGACAGATGCCATCGGCGCAAAGTCCGCTGCGACAAGCTCCAGCCCCAGTGCTCCCCCTGTAGGAGGGCAGACGTGGCATGCCAATACGCTGTGAGCGAGCACCAGATCCGTCGGAGGAACATCCAGAAGCTCGAGAGGCGTATCCGCGACTTGCAAGCAAACAATGACGCCTTGTCCGCCCAGCTAAGAGAGTCTGAAGCACCACCAGCTGAGAGGGAGGTGCCTACCCAGAGCTATGCTACTCCGGCAACACCGTCACAGCATGTTGAAAACAGTTCGCCGGGGGATGGGGAGGTTGCGGAAGAGGTGATTCAAATGAGTTTGATCGCTGGGGGAGGTCATCACTTTGTTGGATCTACGAGCGGTCTCCTCCTCGCAAACTTGCTCCAAGCTCGACCGCAGCCATCTTCCTCACTATTGAACGCTTCAGGATGGAAGCCAAACTCCCTCTCTGGCCTCCATTCCCCAAAAGGAACTTCTGGTTTACCACCCAAGAGCCTCGCTTCTGAGCTCCTGAGAGCGTACTGCAGCCACGATCACCTCTGCTACCCCTTTGTCTCTACGAAATCACTCTACCGGTCCCTGGATGCTGTCTACGAGAGTGAACCTCGCGAAAAGGATCCCGTCGATGCCTTTTTTGTGGACATGACCCTCGCGATAGGAACAGCCCAAGTTCACAAGTTCAACTGGAACGGCGTGTACGATGCAGAAACGCACTACAACCGCGCCATGACAAGACTAGCAGACGTGCTTGCTCGAGATGGCATCGAGAGGTTACAGGCCTTGTTGTTGATATGTCAGTACCGGATGGGAACGACTTCGAGCAACACAACGACCAGCGTGTGGCATCTCATCGGGGTCGCTGCTCGGACGTGTCTGGAGATGGGTCTCCATCGAGCTTCTACGTATACATTACCCAGCGCAAGCGATGGCGATTCATCTAGTTCTACGGCcagggaggaagagatggagacCAAGAGGAGGTGTTTCTGGAGTCTTGTGGCTCTAGACCGCGTTACAAGCCTCGCTCTAGGTCGACCCCTGGCGATACAACTCGAAGATATCGACGTCGACCTCCCGCCGTGCGCCAACTCAGATCCCTTAcctcaagatcaagatggaAATCCCTTGTCGTCAGCTCCTTATGGAACACCCCAATACCGCGCTGCAACGTCCGTTTTTGTCCACATCGTTCGGTATCGACTTATCTGcggcaagatcatcaacGCACTCCATCGAAGCACAAAACACACCACAATCACAAACACCAACTACGAAGAGATGCGAGCAGCCTTAGCCCAAGAGCTTCAAGAGTGGCACGCAGAAACCGCCAACCTCCCCCTCGTCAAAGGCGActcaacagcagcatcaCCCGCAAGCGGCTCAAGCTTTCGCTCGGAAGAGTGGTATCGCCTCCTATACCACAACGGAATGCTGATGCTATTCCGTCCTTCGCCATGTCTCTGCGACGCTTCAACGAACAGCGTCACTCTTCAACACATATTCGACTCGGCAAGAGAATCCATCAATCTCTACGCAAGTCTTCATCGCTCTCGGAAGCTGAACTACTCCTGGATAACGATGCACTCCGTCTTCCTAGCGGGATTGTCTTACATATTTGCCCTAAGACATCACTTCCAAGCTCTTCAAGTTCACGCGTCAGAACCCACGCGAGCACGACTACATGCGACGCCAACCATTAACCAAGTCGTCAACGATACGCGCGCATGCTCCAAGGTTCTAGTGGCAGTGTCAGAACGATGGGACTTGGCAAGAAACTGCTCCGATCTCTTTGACAGACTAAGCGACGCCGTAGTCGCCGACATAGTCGACGCCCAAACACCTCCAGCAGTGCAAACTCCCCAGGCGGCCAGCAACAGCGCAAATGTAGACATAGTTGAAGCGGTGCCTTTCTCAACGGGACTCTATCAGCAAACTCCAGCAGCTGGCTTCGCAAACATGACGGTGGACAGCACGTTCCGGGATTGCTTTGGGGACCTGCAGAGCCTTGGGTTGGATGAATTTCACAATGATGCTATATCGCAGTTGTCGCAGGAGTGGTTCTTTGGTCTTGGAGAAGACTCTCATAGGTACTACTAAGCATTTCCATAGGGACTTGTCCATTTAGTAGCAACCGAGGCAGACATGCCGTTTATAGGATTCCCATTCCGTGTACATAAAAAGATCTATCATTCTAAATCACATCTTGCGTGATACCACATTCATTCCACAACTCAAATCCGTCCCCTTTCAAGAAAGGTCTTTGGAACATCGACGTATCGACTCCTCAGATACTCTGCAATACCCTTCCCAAGCCCGTCGATCCGATCAGACGAAGCAATCCCGCCATTGAGATTATCCAAAATACGGCTGTACGAATGTTAGCATCTCAACTCCCAACAGACATTCGAAAACTTACAAGTGCACGGCGTTGACACCAGGAAACTCAACCCTCTCCACCCTCCTGTCGGGATTCCCCTTGAACCAGTCATCCCCAAAGAGCTGCTTAATCTTTGACACGGTCAACAGATTCCGCAACCAGGGATACTCGTCGTCGTTCCGCACAAAGAAGCCAACATTCGAGTTATCCCCCTTGTCACCAGACCGAGCATGCACCACGCTCCCCAGGGGCGCCCACTCGGTCGGTCCAAAGGTGAGCATGTCCGCAGGCCCATACGTATCCGCCGACGGTCGAACAATCGGGTACGTAGCCGTCTTGCTCGGCGGTTGAACACGCAGCACCTCGCCGGTACTCATCTCAACCCGATGATCGATGGCAGACATGGGCATGAGCGCAGGAAACATCTCCATAAACGGCTTAGGCGTCATGGTCCGGA from Fusarium falciforme chromosome 2, complete sequence includes these protein-coding regions:
- a CDS encoding Zn(2)-C6 fungal-type domain-containing protein yields the protein MPSSACDRCHRRKVRCDKLQPQCSPCRRADVACQYAVSEHQIRRRNIQKLERRIRDLQANNDALSAQLRESEAPPAEREVPTQSYATPATPSQHVENSSPGDGEVAEEVIQMSLIAGGGHHFVGSTSGLLLANLLQARPQPSSSLLNASGWKPNSLSGLHSPKGTSGLPPKSLASELLRAYCSHDHLCYPFVSTKSLYRSLDAVYESEPREKDPVDAFFVDMTLAIGTAQVHKFNWNGVYDAETHYNRAMTRLADVLARDGIERLQALLLICQYRMGTTSSNTTTSVWHLIGVAARTCLEMGLHRASTYTLPSASDGDSSSSTAREEEMETKRRCFWSLVALDRVTSLALGRPLAIQLEDIDVDLPPCANSDPLPQDQDGNPLSSAPYGTPQYRAATSVFVHIVRYRLICGKIINALHRSTKHTTITNTNYEEMRAALAQELQEWHAETANLPLVKGDSTAASPASGSSFRSEEWYRLLYHNGMLMLFRPSPCLCDASTNSVTLQHIFDSARESINLYASLHRSRKLNYSWITMHSVFLAGLSYIFALRHHFQALQVHASEPTRARLHATPTINQVVNDTRACSKVLVAVSERWDLARNCSDLFDRLSDAVVADIVDAQTPPAVQTPQAASNSANVDIVEAVPFSTGLYQQTPAAGFANMTVDSTFRDCFGDLQSLGLDEFHNDAISQLSQEWFFGLGEDSHRYY